The following are from one region of the Paenibacillus protaetiae genome:
- a CDS encoding DHA2 family efflux MFS transporter permease subunit: MDASATTTNSGLGIDLSKIKRGPIVVALIIGAFVSILNETLLGNALPDLMKQFSVSASTIQWLTTAYMLVIGVLVPVTAILQQWFSTRQMFLTAMTLFLIGSIVSAVAPEFGVLLVGRIIQASGTGLMLPVMMNTILVIFPPEKRGGAMGLIGLVIMFAPAIGPTISGLIMDSLTWRWLFYLVIPLAAFSVAFAAAFLQNVSEVTKPKVDVLSILLSTIGFGGIVYGFSKSGEIGWSDPEVYWMIIAGCVGLLLFIWRQLVVKSPVMDLRAFKYPMFSLVAVLMLVLMMTLFSTMTMLPMLLQGALFMTAFKSGITMLPGGVVNGIMAPVSGKLFDKFGPRVLVIPGLVITALSVFLFTTLDEASSTGYVIFIHIVMMIGLSMVMMPAQTTGLNQLPRHLYPHGTAILNTLQQVSGAIGTALFISIMSNGQKDYLKTSSDPAAPLEQAKALVSGVNSAFWVGLIISIIALAVGLFIRRTKAPEGEHAGGGMGH; encoded by the coding sequence ATGGATGCTTCAGCTACAACTACTAACAGCGGCTTAGGAATTGATCTTAGCAAGATCAAACGCGGCCCTATTGTCGTCGCGCTTATTATTGGAGCTTTTGTCTCTATTCTTAATGAAACGCTGCTCGGGAACGCGCTTCCCGATCTCATGAAACAATTTTCGGTGTCTGCATCTACGATTCAGTGGCTGACGACCGCGTATATGCTCGTGATCGGCGTGCTTGTTCCCGTAACGGCTATTTTACAGCAGTGGTTCTCGACCCGCCAAATGTTTCTAACAGCTATGACATTATTCCTGATTGGCAGTATCGTATCCGCAGTCGCGCCTGAATTCGGCGTCCTGCTGGTCGGACGAATTATTCAAGCTTCCGGTACCGGCCTGATGCTTCCGGTTATGATGAACACGATTCTCGTCATTTTTCCGCCGGAGAAGCGGGGCGGCGCTATGGGACTCATCGGCTTAGTCATCATGTTCGCACCGGCCATCGGCCCAACCATCTCCGGCTTGATCATGGACTCCTTGACCTGGCGCTGGCTGTTCTACCTTGTAATTCCGCTTGCCGCTTTCTCGGTCGCTTTCGCGGCTGCATTTTTGCAAAATGTATCGGAAGTTACGAAACCAAAGGTGGACGTGCTGTCCATCCTGCTGTCGACCATCGGCTTCGGCGGCATTGTGTACGGCTTCAGCAAATCGGGTGAAATCGGCTGGTCCGATCCTGAAGTGTATTGGATGATTATCGCAGGCTGCGTCGGCCTCTTGCTGTTCATCTGGCGCCAGCTGGTCGTCAAGTCTCCGGTGATGGATCTGCGCGCATTTAAGTACCCGATGTTTTCGCTCGTCGCCGTGCTTATGCTGGTCTTGATGATGACGCTGTTCTCCACAATGACCATGCTCCCGATGCTGCTCCAGGGCGCATTGTTCATGACCGCATTCAAATCGGGAATAACGATGCTTCCGGGCGGCGTAGTGAACGGGATTATGGCGCCGGTCTCAGGCAAGCTGTTCGACAAGTTTGGCCCTCGGGTGCTCGTCATCCCTGGCTTAGTCATTACGGCTTTGTCGGTATTTCTGTTTACGACGCTGGATGAGGCGTCCAGCACGGGTTATGTCATCTTTATTCATATCGTAATGATGATCGGGCTCTCGATGGTTATGATGCCTGCGCAGACGACAGGCCTGAACCAGCTTCCGCGTCACTTGTACCCGCACGGTACGGCGATTCTGAATACGCTGCAGCAGGTTTCCGGCGCCATCGGCACGGCGCTTTTCATCAGCATCATGTCGAACGGGCAAAAAGATTATTTGAAAACATCCAGCGATCCTGCGGCTCCGCTGGAGCAAGCGAAAGCCCTTGTATCCGGGGTCAACAGCGCTTTCTGGGTCGGCCTTATCATCAGCATCATCGCTCTTGCGGTCGGCCTCTTCATTCGCAGAACAAAAGCGCCTGAAGGCGAACATGCCGGCGGCGGTATGGGGCATTAA
- a CDS encoding DJ-1/PfpI family protein: MSKKILFLTGDAVEVLEVYYPYYRVLEEGYEAVIASPKQKTLYTVVHDFIDGWDTYTEKPAHQLQSHISFVDVDPEDYAAVIIPGGRAPEYIRSDAELPRILKHFIDADKPIGAICHGPQVFLSLQDKSYFQGKTLTAYNACRLEVEQLGANYADETLHVDGKLVSGHAWPDLPGFMREFLKLVREDSRASEEENNEAYSV; the protein is encoded by the coding sequence ATGTCGAAAAAGATTTTGTTTCTGACCGGCGATGCGGTGGAAGTGCTTGAAGTTTATTACCCGTATTACCGTGTGCTGGAAGAAGGCTACGAGGCTGTCATCGCATCTCCGAAGCAAAAAACGCTTTATACCGTTGTGCATGATTTTATTGACGGATGGGATACATACACAGAAAAACCGGCGCATCAGCTCCAGTCTCACATCTCGTTTGTAGACGTTGACCCTGAAGATTATGCCGCCGTCATTATCCCCGGCGGCCGCGCGCCAGAATATATTCGTTCGGATGCCGAGCTGCCTCGCATCCTGAAGCATTTCATCGACGCGGATAAGCCAATCGGCGCCATTTGCCACGGCCCGCAAGTGTTCCTGTCGCTGCAGGATAAAAGCTATTTCCAAGGCAAAACATTAACCGCCTACAATGCATGCCGCCTTGAAGTGGAGCAGCTTGGCGCAAATTATGCCGATGAAACGCTGCATGTAGACGGCAAGCTGGTTTCCGGCCATGCATGGCCGGATCTCCCGGGCTTTATGCGCGAATTTCTGAAGCTCGTCCGCGAGGACAGCCGCGCTTCCGAAGAAGAAAACAACGAAGCTTATTCGGTATAA
- a CDS encoding tyrosine-protein phosphatase codes for MTQVLERFSTYPAERVIPFEGPRNFRDMGGYPAADGRKVKYGILFRADDLSVMTEEDIAFMKTLNIKTIFDYRSDDEAEMKPDPVMEGVLNVRVPAIAGNQYRSPEDLFSDSFLEQFDNGKLDNLYGEMAIGNASYKRLIELLADPERLGLVHHCAAGKDRTGVGSAIILSLLGVPRDIIIEDYLITNETLSGMHEQMLGHLAGKVSEAHMAIFSRMMSASAEFLEAAFRAIESKYGTMEAYFEEEFGLTEDKIESIRSRCLE; via the coding sequence ATGACACAAGTATTGGAGCGTTTCTCGACTTATCCGGCAGAGCGGGTTATCCCGTTTGAAGGGCCGCGCAACTTCCGCGACATGGGCGGTTATCCGGCGGCGGACGGCCGCAAAGTGAAATACGGCATTTTGTTCCGCGCCGATGACTTGTCGGTCATGACGGAAGAGGACATCGCGTTTATGAAGACGCTGAACATCAAGACGATATTTGACTACCGGAGCGACGACGAAGCGGAGATGAAGCCGGACCCGGTTATGGAAGGCGTGCTGAACGTGCGCGTTCCGGCCATTGCCGGCAACCAGTACCGCTCGCCGGAAGATTTGTTCAGCGACAGCTTCCTGGAGCAGTTCGATAACGGCAAGCTGGACAACTTGTACGGCGAAATGGCGATCGGCAACGCGTCCTACAAGCGGCTTATCGAGCTGCTCGCTGATCCGGAACGGTTGGGGCTAGTCCATCATTGCGCCGCGGGCAAAGACCGTACGGGCGTCGGCTCCGCGATCATTTTGTCGCTGCTTGGCGTGCCGAGGGACATTATTATCGAAGACTATCTGATTACGAACGAAACGCTGTCCGGTATGCATGAGCAAATGCTGGGCCATCTGGCCGGCAAAGTAAGCGAAGCGCATATGGCGATTTTCTCACGGATGATGAGTGCAAGCGCTGAGTTTCTGGAAGCGGCATTCCGTGCGATCGAAAGCAAATACGGCACGATGGAAGCTTATTTCGAAGAGGAATTTGGACTCACCGAGGACAAAATCGAGTCGATCCGCAGCCGCTGTCTGGAATAG
- the phnC gene encoding phosphonate ABC transporter ATP-binding protein has protein sequence MTTTILKVEGLTKTYNGGTFALRGIDLTVEQGEFIAVIGPSGAGKSTLLRSINRLIEPTDGTISFLDEAMTSRSKSSLRRWRSQIGMIFQHYNLVNRSSVLENVLHGRLGYMSPLAGVFSRYSEADKLAAIELLAKVGLENEVYKRADELSGGQKQRVGISRALMQQPKLILADEPIASLDPKSSAVVMDTIYDNCRMQGIACLVNLHQVDVAKKYATRIVGIKGGMKVFDGTPEQLTDEMIFNIYEGKEHEMHGKAAEAV, from the coding sequence ATGACCACAACGATATTGAAGGTAGAAGGTTTGACCAAAACGTACAACGGCGGAACGTTTGCGCTGCGGGGAATTGATTTGACCGTAGAGCAGGGCGAATTTATCGCGGTTATCGGGCCTAGCGGCGCCGGCAAATCGACGCTGCTGCGCAGCATTAACCGGCTGATCGAGCCGACGGACGGGACGATTTCGTTTCTGGACGAAGCGATGACTAGCCGGAGCAAAAGCAGTCTGCGCCGCTGGCGCTCGCAAATCGGCATGATCTTCCAGCATTATAATCTCGTTAACCGTTCCAGCGTGCTGGAAAACGTGCTGCATGGCCGTCTTGGCTACATGAGCCCGCTGGCAGGCGTATTCAGCCGGTACAGCGAAGCGGACAAGCTTGCAGCTATTGAGCTGCTGGCCAAGGTCGGCCTGGAGAACGAGGTGTACAAGCGCGCCGATGAGCTGTCCGGCGGGCAAAAGCAGCGGGTGGGCATCAGCCGCGCACTCATGCAGCAGCCGAAGCTGATTTTGGCCGATGAACCAATCGCTTCCCTGGATCCGAAGTCATCCGCAGTCGTGATGGATACGATTTATGACAACTGCCGCATGCAAGGCATCGCATGCCTCGTCAATCTCCACCAGGTGGACGTGGCCAAAAAATACGCGACGCGTATTGTAGGCATTAAAGGCGGGATGAAAGTATTCGACGGCACGCCGGAACAACTGACGGATGAAATGATTTTCAACATTTATGAAGGCAAAGAGCACGAGATGCACGGCAAAGCTGCGGAAGCGGTATAA
- a CDS encoding PhnE/PtxC family ABC transporter permease, which yields MQPNTFVSRYAPSERPARKRGKKIPISHRKTKLQTRLFFGTATLLFVVCLGFLDLSWHQFTNGLSSIPNIASKFMAISFESFGDLADGMVTSIIIAFLTVTISVLFSVLLSFLIAENITPVKWAGRLLRYLLLIIRTIPTTIWVLLAVASMGFGSMAGVLGLLFPTSSYLVKSFAAQIEETGGDTIEAMRAVGASWLQIVFKGLLPGLILPFLAILSFRFEMEVAETVMLGMVGAGGIGVLLQDYISFYDFANLGMGIVIVFVTIFAVELISNRVRSRLARR from the coding sequence ATGCAGCCCAATACGTTCGTTTCGCGGTACGCTCCATCCGAGCGGCCTGCCCGCAAGCGGGGAAAAAAAATTCCGATATCGCACCGCAAAACCAAGTTGCAGACGAGACTGTTTTTTGGCACGGCAACGCTGCTGTTTGTCGTATGCCTCGGATTTCTGGATTTAAGCTGGCATCAGTTTACGAATGGCTTGTCCAGCATTCCGAATATCGCCTCCAAATTTATGGCGATTTCGTTTGAATCGTTTGGCGATTTGGCAGACGGCATGGTGACTTCGATTATTATTGCCTTTTTGACCGTAACGATCAGCGTGTTGTTTTCGGTGCTCTTATCCTTTTTGATCGCGGAAAACATTACGCCCGTTAAGTGGGCGGGGAGACTGCTCCGCTATTTATTGCTGATCATCCGCACCATTCCTACCACGATCTGGGTACTGCTGGCGGTGGCCAGCATGGGCTTCGGGTCGATGGCAGGCGTACTGGGGCTTTTGTTCCCGACATCTTCCTATCTGGTCAAATCGTTTGCCGCCCAAATTGAAGAAACCGGCGGCGATACGATCGAGGCGATGCGTGCAGTTGGCGCATCCTGGCTGCAGATCGTATTTAAAGGGCTGCTGCCCGGCTTGATTTTACCTTTTCTGGCGATCTTGTCATTCCGCTTCGAAATGGAAGTGGCGGAGACGGTCATGCTTGGCATGGTGGGAGCAGGCGGCATCGGCGTCCTGCTGCAGGATTACATTTCCTTTTATGATTTTGCCAATTTGGGAATGGGCATTGTGATTGTATTTGTGACTATATTTGCTGTCGAATTAATATCCAATCGCGTCCGCAGCCGCTTGGCGAGACGATAA
- the phnE gene encoding phosphonate ABC transporter, permease protein PhnE yields MQNGTAASPLFQKQKRIKRLMSLALLAAALVFSIWYIKFDFTEFINGIPLFFNFIFSDFLPPKMTHMDSYFKPVLDTLIFSVVSTFMASAFGLAVAFLMARNTSPHPAVRIVFRGIISFVRNVPFLVWASLLVVIFGVGTMPGLFALVLFGACFLARVYAESIEELDKETTEALSASGATYLQIIKHAIIPQFMPGYYSWTLFMFEINIRSSAILGLVGAGGIGSNLKQAMDLFQYGRASMIIVILIVLILAVEFTTQKVRERIL; encoded by the coding sequence ATGCAAAACGGGACAGCGGCATCGCCGTTATTTCAAAAGCAAAAGAGGATCAAGCGGCTGATGTCGCTCGCCCTGCTGGCAGCAGCGCTGGTCTTCTCCATCTGGTATATCAAATTTGATTTCACTGAATTTATCAATGGCATTCCGTTGTTTTTCAACTTTATATTTTCGGACTTTTTGCCGCCGAAGATGACCCATATGGACAGCTACTTTAAGCCGGTGCTGGATACGCTTATCTTTTCGGTCGTCAGTACCTTCATGGCTTCGGCGTTTGGACTCGCTGTCGCCTTTCTGATGGCGCGCAATACATCGCCGCATCCGGCTGTCCGCATTGTGTTCCGCGGTATCATCTCGTTTGTCCGCAACGTTCCGTTTCTCGTATGGGCTTCGCTGCTGGTCGTCATCTTTGGCGTCGGCACGATGCCCGGCCTGTTCGCATTAGTCCTGTTTGGCGCTTGTTTTCTTGCCCGGGTATATGCCGAATCCATTGAAGAACTGGACAAAGAAACGACAGAAGCGTTGTCTGCAAGCGGAGCGACGTACCTGCAAATTATCAAGCACGCGATTATTCCGCAATTCATGCCCGGTTATTATTCCTGGACGCTGTTTATGTTTGAAATCAATATCCGCTCTTCCGCTATATTGGGCCTTGTCGGGGCGGGCGGTATCGGCAGCAATTTGAAGCAGGCAATGGACTTGTTCCAGTACGGCAGGGCTTCGATGATTATCGTCATCCTGATCGTCCTTATTCTGGCGGTTGAATTTACGACACAAAAAGTAAGGGAGCGTATTTTATAA
- a CDS encoding phosphate/phosphite/phosphonate ABC transporter substrate-binding protein, whose protein sequence is MKKIASIVLLLMAAVSILSACGSSQSGGTMKKFVIAYLPGEANDESAKLNKDFEDKLSAAIGLPVESYKATSYNAAIEAMKNGKADMATFGPFSYIVAVDRAKVEPIVGISMPSLANSPASVIIVPKDSDIKTVADLKGKTMGFVDPVSTTGHLFPKSLIVDELGIDPEELESGFFKSIQFAGKHDTAVLGVVKGQYDAAGVSGMYPEMLVQKGLIPKDSYRVIAQSGPLNATPVGIRSTVPDEVKQKVKAFLLGYNNPEYFQNLFGMADAKFVEVKDSDFDNIRDVAKQLKLSSEDLLK, encoded by the coding sequence GTGAAGAAGATTGCAAGCATTGTATTGCTCCTGATGGCAGCCGTTTCGATTTTGTCGGCTTGCGGATCGAGCCAGTCCGGAGGCACCATGAAAAAATTCGTAATTGCGTATTTGCCGGGGGAAGCAAACGATGAATCGGCAAAATTAAATAAAGATTTCGAGGACAAGCTTTCTGCCGCAATCGGCCTGCCTGTCGAGTCGTATAAAGCAACCAGCTACAACGCAGCTATCGAAGCGATGAAAAACGGCAAAGCCGATATGGCGACGTTTGGCCCGTTCTCTTATATCGTTGCAGTAGACCGCGCGAAGGTTGAGCCGATCGTCGGCATCAGCATGCCGTCGCTTGCGAACTCGCCGGCATCCGTCATTATCGTGCCGAAAGATTCCGACATCAAAACCGTTGCCGATCTGAAAGGAAAAACGATGGGCTTCGTGGATCCGGTATCGACAACAGGGCATCTGTTCCCGAAATCGCTGATCGTTGATGAGCTGGGCATTGATCCGGAAGAGCTTGAGTCTGGTTTCTTCAAAAGCATTCAGTTTGCCGGCAAACATGATACCGCTGTGCTGGGCGTCGTGAAGGGCCAATATGATGCAGCGGGCGTATCGGGCATGTACCCGGAAATGCTTGTGCAAAAAGGGCTTATTCCGAAAGATTCTTACCGTGTCATCGCGCAGTCCGGCCCGTTAAATGCAACGCCTGTCGGCATCCGCTCCACTGTTCCGGATGAAGTGAAACAGAAAGTAAAAGCATTCCTGCTGGGCTACAACAACCCTGAATATTTCCAAAACCTGTTTGGTATGGCAGACGCTAAATTCGTAGAAGTCAAAGACAGCGATTTCGACAACATCCGTGATGTGGCGAAGCAGCTGAAATTAAGCTCTGAAGATTTGCTTAAATAA
- a CDS encoding GntR family transcriptional regulator — protein MKEGAPTLVETAYRHLRLQLIDGHILPGTMLSENDIASELGMSRTPVRVAISRLESDGLVQSLQKRGVLVKEVSYRESIELLELILAAQLYAASLMETEGFKELARLQDIFRSQEAATKSGDYAAYVQCNLNFTRCFISNIANVAMLKALEGPFNKAAVFAMVNYHKTPDAPHYSATPFNESLLRAVEKEDYAEVRAILQRFSLKVREMRTFY, from the coding sequence ATGAAAGAAGGAGCACCCACATTAGTAGAAACGGCGTACCGTCACCTCCGTCTTCAACTGATCGACGGGCATATTTTGCCGGGGACGATGCTTTCGGAAAATGATATTGCTTCAGAATTGGGGATGAGCAGGACACCGGTTCGCGTCGCGATTTCGCGGCTGGAATCGGACGGACTTGTCCAGTCGCTGCAAAAAAGAGGCGTGCTGGTGAAGGAGGTTTCCTACCGGGAATCCATCGAGCTGCTGGAGCTGATCCTTGCCGCGCAGCTATACGCCGCGTCGCTGATGGAGACAGAAGGATTCAAAGAGCTTGCCCGGCTGCAGGACATATTCCGAAGCCAAGAGGCCGCTACAAAATCCGGCGATTACGCAGCGTATGTGCAGTGCAACCTGAATTTTACGCGCTGCTTTATTTCCAATATCGCAAATGTTGCGATGCTGAAGGCGCTTGAAGGACCGTTTAATAAAGCCGCTGTGTTTGCGATGGTCAATTACCACAAAACGCCTGATGCGCCGCATTACAGCGCAACGCCGTTTAACGAAAGCTTGCTGCGGGCGGTAGAAAAAGAAGATTACGCCGAAGTCAGAGCTATTTTGCAGCGATTCTCGCTTAAAGTCCGTGAGATGCGGACGTTTTATTAA
- a CDS encoding TetR/AcrR family transcriptional regulator, translating into MSEQSHEHNSNKEKQQTTGSRRRGEVLENAILQAAWEELRETGYAKLTMEAVAVRAKTNKTAVYRRWPSKAKLIVAAIMKHLPKPSFDAPDTGSLREDVLDLLNRIIKPVQMIGAETIHGLLIEYHGDDLPAKLTLPPRSKDPLAIAMKNILQNAEKRGEVTLAGLPERVIALPVDLLRFELLTTHTPLTDEAVIEIVDVLFLPLVQKQNKQG; encoded by the coding sequence ATGTCGGAACAGTCCCACGAGCACAACTCCAATAAAGAGAAACAACAAACAACGGGATCGCGGAGGCGCGGAGAGGTTCTGGAGAACGCCATTCTGCAGGCGGCATGGGAGGAATTGCGGGAGACCGGTTATGCCAAGCTGACGATGGAAGCGGTCGCCGTCCGGGCGAAAACGAATAAGACGGCTGTCTACCGAAGGTGGCCGAGCAAGGCGAAACTGATCGTGGCCGCCATCATGAAGCATTTGCCCAAGCCTTCCTTTGACGCGCCCGATACGGGAAGCTTGAGAGAGGACGTACTCGATCTGCTGAATCGGATCATCAAGCCGGTACAAATGATTGGGGCCGAGACGATTCACGGCTTGCTGATTGAGTACCACGGAGACGATCTGCCTGCCAAGCTGACGCTGCCGCCGCGGTCGAAAGATCCGCTCGCGATCGCGATGAAAAACATTTTGCAGAACGCCGAGAAGCGGGGAGAAGTAACGCTCGCAGGTCTGCCGGAACGTGTCATAGCCCTTCCCGTCGACCTGCTGCGGTTCGAGCTGCTTACCACGCATACGCCGCTGACGGATGAGGCGGTTATCGAGATTGTCGATGTCCTGTTTCTGCCTCTTGTACAAAAGCAAAACAAACAAGGCTGA
- a CDS encoding MDR family MFS transporter has translation MAKTQAETTTPPKEKIDPGLLKVALILVFGAIASQLDSTMVNVAINSLAIDLHSTVSAIQWVITGYVLAMGLTVPVSGWAIQRFGRKKVYIFSLWVFLISSILCSLAWNTGSLIGFRLVQGIGGGLLVPTMQNVLVQSAGGRSLGRLISIISIPALLGPILGPVIGGLLMDNMSWRWIFYVNIPIMLIALWLSWKHIPKDETAKSKPKLDAIGLLLLSPAFAGLIYGISKISSHGGLSSAGVLVPLAAGLVLMAAYIVYALRANRSPLVDLHLFRSRNFLASNITLFLSGMVMNGALLLLPLYYEQVRGETVLATGLLLIPQGVGMLLTRSWIGGMADRIGSRNIVLASLGVTLAATVPFAFAGTDTSYYLLGAAQLVRGAALNGILIPIMVSAYEGLRKEQIPHASISTRIFQTIGGAFGSAVLATVIAHQLTGGTAAHSIAHAYQLAFWWSAGFTAASFLPAIFLANRHSVKGKS, from the coding sequence ATGGCTAAAACTCAAGCGGAGACTACTACGCCTCCCAAAGAAAAAATCGACCCGGGCCTATTAAAAGTCGCACTTATTCTTGTTTTTGGCGCGATCGCTTCCCAACTGGATTCAACGATGGTCAATGTAGCCATCAACTCGCTTGCAATCGACTTGCATAGCACCGTGTCTGCCATTCAATGGGTAATCACAGGTTATGTGCTGGCGATGGGGCTGACGGTTCCGGTTTCGGGCTGGGCGATACAGCGCTTTGGCAGAAAAAAAGTATATATCTTTTCGCTGTGGGTGTTTCTAATCTCTTCGATTTTATGTTCGCTGGCCTGGAACACCGGCAGCCTGATCGGCTTCCGCCTGGTTCAAGGGATTGGCGGAGGTCTGCTCGTTCCGACGATGCAAAATGTGCTTGTGCAATCCGCAGGCGGACGCAGTCTCGGAAGGCTGATTTCGATTATTAGCATACCGGCGCTGCTTGGACCGATTCTTGGACCGGTCATTGGCGGGCTTTTGATGGACAATATGAGCTGGCGCTGGATTTTTTACGTGAACATTCCAATTATGCTAATTGCACTCTGGCTGTCCTGGAAACATATTCCGAAAGACGAAACGGCCAAAAGCAAACCAAAGCTTGACGCCATCGGTCTGCTTCTATTGTCGCCTGCGTTCGCAGGATTAATATACGGCATCTCGAAAATCAGCTCTCACGGAGGGTTGTCCTCTGCAGGCGTGCTTGTCCCTCTGGCGGCCGGGCTGGTCCTGATGGCTGCCTACATCGTATACGCTTTGCGGGCAAACCGTTCTCCGCTGGTCGATTTGCATTTATTCCGTTCCCGGAATTTCCTGGCGTCTAATATTACGCTGTTTCTATCGGGCATGGTGATGAACGGGGCGCTTCTGCTGCTGCCGCTTTATTACGAACAGGTCCGCGGAGAAACTGTGCTGGCGACAGGGCTTCTCTTAATTCCGCAAGGGGTCGGAATGCTTCTCACAAGGAGCTGGATCGGAGGAATGGCGGATCGGATCGGTTCCCGCAATATCGTATTAGCCAGTCTCGGCGTGACGCTGGCGGCTACTGTACCGTTTGCCTTCGCGGGAACGGATACAAGCTACTACTTGCTGGGTGCGGCGCAACTGGTGCGCGGAGCAGCTTTAAACGGCATATTAATCCCGATCATGGTTTCAGCGTATGAAGGGCTGCGGAAGGAGCAAATTCCTCATGCAAGCATTTCGACACGGATCTTTCAGACGATTGGCGGCGCGTTCGGCTCGGCTGTTCTGGCGACCGTTATCGCGCATCAATTGACGGGCGGAACAGCCGCGCATTCCATCGCCCATGCCTATCAGCTCGCATTCTGGTGGTCGGCCGGATTTACAGCCGCTTCATTCCTTCCGGCAATATTTTTAGCTAACCGCCATTCCGTTAAAGGGAAATCGTAA
- a CDS encoding UxaA family hydrolase, with translation MNSWVRLNDKDHVVIALQPLQAGGKLELEGGVTLTLLDDVPKGHKVLASAVKQGEHILKFGYSIGVAKADIPAGSWVHTHNMKTGLSGILDYTYEPSGAAEREPSADPVYASRTFNGYVRSNGEAGIRNEIWIINTVGCINKTCEIIARRADQIYRGQVDGVYHFAHPFGCSQLGDDLTHTQKLLAALVNHPNAGGVLVIGLGCENNQIDSFKEAIGEYDPNRVKFMRSQEEEDEIEAALERIDELAAYASAFKREPVPASKLKLGLKCGGSDGLSGITANPLVGSVADRLVAAGGTAILTEVPEMFGAETILMNRAANERVFGDIVHLINDFKQYFLRHNQEIYENPSPGNKAGGISTLEEKSLGCTQKGGHAIVTDVVAYGERVSKPGLNLLEAPGNDLVSVTALSAAGAHIVLFTTGRGTPFGGPVPTVKIATNSELAQRKKNWIDFNAGRLLEDKSMEELTDELWDQIFALASGEAETHNERNGFKEIAIFKDGVML, from the coding sequence ATGAATAGCTGGGTGCGCCTGAACGATAAGGACCATGTTGTTATTGCGCTGCAGCCTTTGCAGGCCGGCGGCAAGCTGGAGCTGGAAGGCGGCGTTACGCTCACGCTGCTCGATGATGTGCCGAAAGGGCATAAGGTGCTTGCCTCTGCCGTCAAGCAAGGCGAGCATATTCTGAAGTTCGGCTACTCAATTGGCGTAGCCAAAGCGGACATTCCGGCGGGAAGCTGGGTTCATACGCATAATATGAAAACCGGCTTGTCCGGCATTCTGGACTATACGTACGAGCCTTCCGGCGCTGCTGAGCGGGAGCCTTCCGCAGATCCTGTATATGCATCCCGAACCTTTAACGGCTATGTCCGCTCGAACGGGGAAGCAGGCATCCGGAATGAGATTTGGATCATTAACACCGTCGGATGCATCAACAAAACATGCGAAATCATCGCCAGGCGGGCGGATCAAATATACCGCGGGCAGGTCGACGGCGTGTACCATTTTGCCCATCCGTTTGGCTGTTCGCAGCTGGGGGACGATCTGACGCATACGCAAAAGCTGCTGGCTGCGCTTGTGAACCATCCGAATGCCGGAGGCGTGCTTGTCATTGGGCTTGGCTGCGAAAACAATCAAATCGACTCGTTCAAGGAAGCGATCGGCGAATACGATCCGAACCGCGTAAAGTTTATGCGTTCGCAGGAGGAAGAAGACGAGATCGAAGCGGCTCTGGAGCGGATCGACGAGCTTGCCGCGTACGCTTCTGCGTTTAAACGCGAGCCCGTTCCGGCATCCAAACTGAAGCTGGGGCTGAAATGCGGCGGTTCCGACGGCCTCTCCGGCATTACGGCCAATCCGCTCGTCGGCTCGGTGGCGGACCGTCTCGTTGCGGCGGGCGGCACGGCGATCCTGACCGAGGTGCCGGAAATGTTCGGCGCGGAGACGATTTTGATGAACCGTGCGGCGAATGAGCGGGTATTTGGCGACATCGTCCATTTGATCAACGATTTCAAGCAATATTTTCTCCGCCATAACCAGGAAATTTATGAGAATCCTTCGCCGGGCAACAAGGCCGGCGGCATCAGCACGCTGGAGGAGAAGTCGCTTGGCTGCACGCAGAAGGGCGGACATGCGATCGTGACCGATGTCGTCGCGTACGGCGAGCGGGTATCGAAGCCGGGCTTAAACCTGCTGGAAGCGCCGGGCAACGATCTCGTATCGGTAACGGCGTTGTCGGCCGCGGGCGCGCATATCGTATTGTTTACGACCGGCCGCGGGACGCCGTTTGGCGGTCCGGTGCCTACCGTCAAAATCGCAACGAACAGCGAGCTTGCCCAGCGCAAAAAAAACTGGATCGACTTTAACGCCGGCCGCCTGCTGGAGGACAAAAGCATGGAGGAGCTGACCGACGAGCTGTGGGACCAAATTTTTGCGTTGGCCTCGGGCGAAGCGGAAACGCATAACGAGCGCAACGGTTTCAAGGAAATCGCCATATTCAAGGACGGCGTTATGTTGTAA